One Pseudomonas sp. HOU2 genomic window carries:
- a CDS encoding alginate O-acetyltransferase AlgF, whose translation MTFTTTPRRLAKRFALVAGLSVLSVQAFAGGDAALYGPTAPKGSTFVRVYNASNAEVSATVGSTNLSDVAPLASSDFSFMPGGDYSAKIGSQTLPVKLAGDHYYTLVNNASGAPQLIEEPPFKNKQKSLVRVQNLSDKPLTLKTADGKTDVVPNVAAKGRGEREINPVKVSLALYEGDKKVGDVKPVALERGEAAVLYVTGSGSSLSPVWVKRPVSTR comes from the coding sequence ATGACTTTCACAACTACTCCTCGTCGTCTCGCAAAACGCTTCGCACTGGTTGCTGGTCTGAGCGTGCTGTCGGTCCAGGCTTTCGCCGGTGGTGACGCCGCGCTGTACGGCCCGACCGCGCCGAAAGGCTCGACCTTCGTGCGTGTCTACAACGCCAGCAACGCCGAAGTCAGCGCCACCGTCGGCAGCACCAACCTGAGCGACGTTGCACCACTGGCCAGCAGCGACTTCAGCTTCATGCCGGGCGGTGACTACAGCGCCAAGATCGGCAGCCAGACCCTGCCGGTCAAACTCGCCGGCGACCACTACTACACCCTGGTCAACAACGCATCCGGCGCGCCGCAACTGATCGAAGAACCACCGTTCAAGAACAAGCAGAAATCCCTGGTGCGCGTGCAGAACCTCAGCGACAAGCCGCTGACCCTGAAGACCGCCGACGGCAAGACCGACGTGGTGCCGAACGTGGCCGCCAAGGGCCGTGGCGAGCGTGAAATCAACCCGGTGAAAGTCAGCCTGGCGCTGTACGAAGGCGACAAGAAAGTCGGCGACGTGAAACCGGTCGCGCTGGAGCGCGGTGAAGCAGCGGTGCTGTACGTCACCGGTTCCGGCAGCAGCCTGTCGCCAGTCTGGGTGAAACGCCCGGTGTCGACTCGCTAA
- a CDS encoding alginate O-acetyltransferase encodes MTRSLRIFYIALFLVTLLVLGLWSVRSFFGFSTNADATVLNGRWTKAVETHYDDQFPIKRLGTNLWAALDFKLFNEGRPGVVLGRDQWLYSDEEFNPIVNEELNLQGNYALVEGVRQTLKEKGVKLVMAIVPAKVRLYPEHLGEVKPASIHANLYQDFHARVAADKILAPDLLGPLQKAKQNGQQVFLRTDTHWTPEGAEIAANTLAKTIADKFPLSGEPQRFVTTPAEKVTHKGDLRLFLPLDPLFENLMPTQEPLQKRNTVAAEQPAGDDALFASSEVPVALIGTSYSANPNWNFVGALKQALHSDVVNYAEDGHGPILPMLSYLKSDDFKNSPPQVLIWEFPERYLPVNNEIGDADPQWVAELKQAGARQQNVAINTKSETPDRAQN; translated from the coding sequence ATGACCCGCTCATTACGCATCTTCTACATCGCGCTGTTTCTGGTGACCCTGCTGGTGCTCGGTCTGTGGTCGGTGCGCAGCTTCTTCGGCTTCAGCACCAACGCCGATGCGACCGTGCTTAACGGTCGCTGGACCAAAGCCGTGGAAACCCACTACGACGATCAGTTTCCGATCAAGCGTCTGGGCACCAACCTCTGGGCGGCGCTGGATTTCAAACTGTTCAACGAAGGTCGTCCGGGCGTAGTGCTTGGTCGCGATCAGTGGCTGTACAGCGACGAGGAATTCAACCCGATCGTCAACGAAGAGCTGAACCTGCAAGGCAACTACGCGCTGGTCGAAGGCGTGCGCCAGACCCTGAAAGAGAAAGGCGTGAAACTGGTGATGGCGATCGTGCCGGCCAAGGTGCGCCTGTACCCGGAACACCTGGGTGAAGTGAAGCCGGCGAGCATCCACGCCAACCTCTATCAGGACTTCCACGCCCGTGTCGCGGCAGACAAGATCCTCGCCCCGGATCTGCTCGGCCCGCTGCAAAAAGCCAAGCAGAACGGTCAGCAAGTGTTCCTGCGCACCGACACCCACTGGACCCCGGAAGGCGCCGAGATCGCGGCCAACACCCTGGCGAAAACCATTGCCGACAAGTTCCCGCTCAGCGGCGAGCCGCAACGCTTCGTCACCACGCCAGCGGAGAAGGTCACGCACAAGGGCGACCTGCGTCTGTTCCTGCCGCTGGACCCGCTGTTCGAAAACTTGATGCCGACACAAGAGCCGCTGCAAAAGCGCAACACCGTGGCCGCCGAGCAACCTGCCGGTGACGACGCACTGTTCGCCAGCAGCGAAGTACCGGTCGCACTGATCGGCACCAGCTACAGCGCCAACCCCAACTGGAACTTCGTCGGTGCGCTGAAACAGGCGCTGCACAGCGACGTCGTGAATTACGCCGAAGACGGCCACGGCCCGATCCTGCCGATGCTCAGCTACCTGAAAAGCGATGACTTCAAGAACAGCCCGCCACAGGTGCTGATCTGGGAGTTTCCTGAACGATATCTGCCTGTGAACAACGAAATCGGCGACGCCGACCCACAGTGGGTCGCAGAGCTCAAACAAGCCGGTGCTCGCCAACAAAACGTAGCCATCAACACTAAATCCGAGACGCCCGATCGGGCGCAAAACTGA